The following proteins are co-located in the Imtechella halotolerans genome:
- the hisD gene encoding histidinol dehydrogenase translates to MNSIYKLNQANWEELLQRPTDSMASIETTVLEVFNEVRLKGDSALAKYTSIFDGVSLDEFYVSQEEFQLAEASLSKELKNAIQLAKGNIERFHGAQKTTKVEIETMPGVYCWQEKRPIQKIGLYIPGGTAPLFSTILMLAVPANLAGCEEILLCTPPDKNGAINPAILYTAQLCGVTKIAKIGGIQAIAAMTFGTESISKVYKIFGPGNQFVTTAKQLATKYGVAIDMPAGPSELLVFADETANASFVASDLLSQAEHGVDSQVILVTTSEVLLKEVSLEIERQLPDLPRRKIAEKAMQNSRLILVKDTVTALTFINDYGPEHFIVCALEEDFIVREIVNAGSVFIGNYTPESAGDYASGTNHTLPTNGYAKNYSGVNLDSFLKSMTFQKITVEGIKNIGPAIEQMADAEGLQAHKNAVSIRLKSL, encoded by the coding sequence ATGAATAGTATATACAAACTAAACCAAGCCAATTGGGAAGAATTACTTCAACGTCCTACGGACTCTATGGCTTCTATCGAAACTACCGTGCTGGAGGTGTTTAATGAAGTCCGATTAAAAGGGGATAGTGCCTTGGCTAAATATACGTCTATTTTTGATGGAGTTTCTTTGGATGAATTTTATGTATCGCAAGAGGAATTTCAATTGGCTGAAGCATCCCTTTCTAAGGAATTGAAAAATGCGATACAACTAGCTAAAGGGAATATTGAACGATTTCATGGGGCTCAGAAAACAACAAAGGTAGAAATTGAAACTATGCCCGGAGTTTATTGTTGGCAAGAAAAGAGACCCATTCAAAAAATAGGTCTGTACATTCCTGGAGGTACAGCGCCTTTATTTTCAACTATCTTGATGCTTGCCGTACCTGCAAATTTAGCAGGTTGTGAAGAAATTCTACTATGTACTCCTCCTGATAAGAATGGGGCTATTAATCCCGCAATTTTATACACAGCCCAACTCTGCGGAGTAACTAAAATTGCAAAAATAGGAGGGATTCAAGCCATAGCTGCTATGACTTTTGGTACCGAAAGCATCTCAAAAGTATATAAGATTTTTGGACCAGGAAATCAGTTTGTCACGACTGCTAAGCAATTGGCTACCAAATATGGTGTAGCGATTGATATGCCTGCTGGGCCTAGTGAGTTATTAGTTTTTGCAGATGAAACAGCTAATGCCTCATTTGTTGCTTCAGATTTATTGAGTCAAGCAGAACACGGAGTAGATAGTCAAGTCATTTTAGTGACCACATCAGAGGTCCTTCTAAAGGAGGTTTCCCTGGAAATTGAGCGTCAATTACCTGATTTACCTCGTCGTAAAATTGCCGAAAAAGCCATGCAGAATTCAAGGTTGATTTTGGTAAAGGATACTGTGACAGCATTGACTTTTATAAATGACTATGGTCCTGAACATTTTATTGTATGTGCTTTGGAAGAAGACTTTATTGTTCGAGAAATAGTCAATGCAGGCTCTGTTTTTATTGGAAATTATACTCCTGAAAGTGCCGGTGATTATGCTTCTGGAACAAATCATACCTTGCCCACCAATGGGTATGCTAAGAATTATAGTGGGGTAAATCTAGATAGCTTTTTGAAAAGTATGACTTTTCAAAAAATAACTGTAGAAGGAATTAAAAATATAGGACCTGCCATAGAACAAATGGCTGATGCTGAAGGCTTGCAAGCGCATAAAAATGCTGTTAGTATTCGTTTAAAAAGTTTATAA
- a CDS encoding nucleotidyltransferase family protein has product MSLTLAILAAGVGSRFGADKQLQHINGSNTLFDYAIYDAINAGFDKVVLIIRTEIDPLVKSHFANRFQDKIAIEFVYQDQQVPEGIYREKPWGTGHALLCLKDTVTSPFLIINADDYYGVEAFGQMAQALKSNRPNTFYSCGYKLKNTLSENGTVSRGICEVNSQNHLIAITEATKLAKKNQTTVYDEDSDRNFNADTFVSMNFWGFTPEVFPVAEALFKTFVAYNKDNPRSEFYIPTVVQHFIEHPDYAIEVLPNNDSWFGMTYKEDLEAVKEEIGKLVAKGVYPESF; this is encoded by the coding sequence ATGAGTTTAACACTTGCCATTCTTGCAGCTGGTGTTGGTTCACGTTTTGGAGCCGATAAGCAGTTGCAACATATCAACGGTAGTAATACATTGTTCGATTATGCAATTTATGACGCAATTAATGCGGGATTTGATAAAGTTGTTTTAATCATTCGGACAGAGATTGATCCCCTGGTGAAATCTCATTTTGCTAACCGTTTTCAAGATAAAATAGCTATCGAGTTTGTATACCAAGATCAACAAGTTCCTGAAGGTATTTATAGAGAAAAACCTTGGGGAACGGGTCATGCTTTACTTTGTCTTAAGGATACAGTAACTAGTCCGTTTTTAATTATTAATGCGGATGATTACTACGGGGTTGAAGCATTTGGGCAAATGGCGCAGGCGTTGAAAAGTAATAGACCTAATACATTTTATTCTTGCGGATATAAATTAAAAAATACTTTAAGCGAGAACGGTACGGTCTCCAGAGGGATCTGTGAAGTGAATAGTCAAAATCATTTGATTGCTATTACTGAAGCCACAAAATTGGCCAAAAAGAATCAGACCACTGTTTATGATGAAGATTCAGATCGCAATTTTAATGCCGATACATTTGTGTCTATGAACTTTTGGGGATTTACTCCTGAAGTATTTCCTGTAGCAGAAGCTCTTTTTAAAACTTTTGTAGCTTATAATAAGGATAATCCTAGATCTGAATTTTATATTCCTACAGTGGTTCAGCATTTTATTGAGCATCCGGACTATGCCATAGAGGTATTACCTAATAATGATTCTTGGTTTGGAATGACCTATAAAGAAGATTTAGAAGCAGTAAAAGAAGAGATTGGAAAATTGGTAGCCAAAGGGGTATATCCTGAAAGCTTTTAA
- a CDS encoding vWA domain-containing protein: protein MSAFQLLWIFLALLLAAMAAWFQYRSQSVLPRPLRFFLIALRFFTVFTIFLLLINPKFIKKESMILKPILAVAVDVSESIAQRELTNTVQSVYNELLQDEDLQTKFNIEPFSFGATLQRGFDPTFEALQTNISEPLKTISQTYKGQPTAIVLISDGNQTYGESYVHSTVKYKKNVFPIIVGDTIRTEDLSISRVNSNKYAFLSNEFPIELFLNYTGVNPVDTKLTILENGTSVFSQPLHFSAKDRTKVVETSLMANKVGTRVFKAVLEALPEEYNLQNNRKDFAIEVVDEKTKILLVSAITHPDVGMLKRSIEKNQQRLVTIVSPETVGDKIAENQLLILYQPNRSFSGVWEQLIALKKNTFIIAGTQTDWNFLNSQQSFIQKQVTSQTEDFQALWNPTFNSFILEDIGFEDFSPLTGMFGTITMSAAVQPFLFQKIRNTTTTDPLLAVAESDGQRHVFLLGENSWKWRMQSFATHNGFEKFDEFIGKLIFYASSNKRSERLVVQYEPFYESTGSAVINAQYFDKNYISNTNALLTISLTHKRDSTTTTIPMLQRHGNYEVGISHLPAGEYSFQVSVARENISKKGEFTILDYNAEIQHSYSNAKEMIQLAHLTGGKAYMSSEVANLKENLLNSSDYKSIQKEKETVSSLIDWRLLLVLLVLLLSAEWFIRKYNGLI from the coding sequence TTGAGCGCATTCCAACTTCTATGGATTTTTTTAGCCCTTTTGCTGGCCGCAATGGCTGCATGGTTTCAGTATCGCTCTCAATCAGTGTTACCCAGGCCATTGAGGTTTTTTCTTATTGCTTTGCGTTTTTTCACAGTATTTACAATTTTTTTACTTCTTATTAATCCAAAGTTCATTAAGAAGGAATCTATGATTCTTAAACCAATACTTGCAGTAGCAGTAGATGTATCTGAATCCATAGCTCAAAGAGAATTAACAAATACGGTTCAAAGTGTATATAATGAACTCTTACAGGATGAAGACCTACAAACTAAATTTAATATAGAGCCCTTTTCTTTTGGAGCAACATTACAAAGAGGGTTTGATCCTACATTTGAAGCTTTACAAACGAATATTTCTGAACCTCTTAAAACCATTTCACAGACCTACAAGGGTCAGCCTACGGCCATTGTTTTGATTTCAGATGGAAATCAGACCTATGGGGAGTCTTACGTTCATAGTACTGTGAAATATAAAAAGAATGTATTTCCAATTATAGTGGGTGATACTATTCGAACAGAGGACCTGAGTATCAGTAGAGTAAATAGTAATAAGTATGCGTTTCTGTCAAATGAATTTCCTATAGAATTATTTTTAAATTATACGGGCGTAAACCCCGTGGATACAAAACTTACGATACTAGAAAATGGGACGTCTGTTTTTTCTCAACCACTTCATTTTTCCGCCAAAGACCGTACTAAGGTAGTCGAAACTAGTCTTATGGCTAACAAGGTTGGTACCCGGGTTTTTAAAGCGGTTCTAGAGGCTTTACCGGAAGAGTATAACTTGCAAAACAATCGTAAAGATTTTGCCATTGAAGTGGTAGATGAAAAGACAAAAATCTTACTTGTTTCTGCTATTACACACCCTGATGTGGGAATGTTAAAACGCAGTATTGAAAAGAATCAACAACGCCTTGTTACTATAGTTAGTCCTGAAACTGTAGGGGATAAAATTGCAGAAAATCAATTATTAATTCTGTATCAACCTAATCGTAGTTTTTCAGGGGTATGGGAGCAGTTAATTGCTTTGAAAAAAAATACTTTTATAATCGCAGGAACGCAAACCGATTGGAATTTTCTTAATTCGCAGCAATCCTTTATACAAAAACAAGTTACCTCTCAAACAGAAGATTTTCAAGCACTTTGGAACCCTACTTTTAATTCTTTTATCTTGGAAGATATTGGATTTGAAGACTTTTCACCTCTTACAGGGATGTTTGGAACCATCACCATGTCAGCTGCAGTTCAACCTTTCCTATTTCAAAAAATAAGAAATACTACTACCACAGATCCTTTACTAGCCGTGGCAGAAAGTGATGGGCAACGTCACGTATTTCTTTTGGGAGAAAATAGTTGGAAATGGCGAATGCAGAGTTTTGCGACTCATAATGGGTTTGAGAAGTTTGATGAATTTATTGGAAAATTAATTTTTTATGCCTCTTCCAATAAGCGTTCGGAACGTTTGGTAGTGCAGTATGAACCTTTTTATGAAAGTACTGGCAGTGCTGTCATTAACGCCCAATATTTTGATAAAAATTACATCTCAAATACCAACGCTTTACTTACTATTTCCCTAACTCATAAAAGAGATAGTACTACAACCACCATACCTATGTTGCAGCGACATGGGAATTATGAAGTTGGAATTTCACACCTTCCTGCAGGTGAATATTCATTTCAGGTGAGTGTTGCGAGGGAAAATATCTCAAAGAAGGGAGAATTTACGATTCTTGATTATAATGCAGAGATTCAACATAGCTACAGTAATGCTAAAGAAATGATTCAATTGGCTCATCTTACTGGAGGAAAAGCTTATATGTCATCTGAAGTGGCTAATTTGAAAGAAAATTTACTGAATTCCTCCGATTACAAGAGCATTCAAAAAGAAAAAGAAACAGTATCTTCGCTTATCGACTGGCGTTTGCTTTTAGTCTTGCTAGTACTATTGCTTTCTGCAGAGTGGTTTATTCGAAAATATAATGGTTTAATCTAA
- the hisC gene encoding histidinol-phosphate transaminase, which produces MMKTTKFTLDSLVRVNVKRLTPYSSARDEFKDSSQDMIFLDANENPFENGVNRYPDPQQRSLKQELARIKGVDSNQILLGNGSDEVLDLLFRAFCEPGVDNIITLPPTYGMYSVLADTNAVENREVLLTSDFQPDEIGVMNAADEYTKITFLCSPNNPTANSFESKKIEKILENTKGLVVIDEAYIDFSSQQSWLSKLQKYPNLIVVQTLSKAYGLAGIRLGICYASQEIISVLTKIKPPYNVNELTQKKALQRVVDQKGVKSEIDLILAERALLIKALGELPYVNKVFPTDANFILAEVDDAQLRYTQLLKAGVVVRNRSTQPMCTNTLRFTIGTSEENKQLINVLTTLKN; this is translated from the coding sequence ATGATGAAAACGACTAAATTTACTTTAGATTCCTTGGTTCGTGTCAATGTCAAAAGATTGACTCCGTATTCTTCTGCAAGAGATGAATTTAAAGACAGTTCTCAAGACATGATTTTCTTAGATGCTAATGAGAATCCATTTGAAAATGGCGTGAACCGTTACCCTGATCCTCAACAACGTTCATTAAAACAAGAATTGGCCCGAATAAAAGGGGTCGATAGTAATCAGATTTTACTGGGAAATGGGAGTGATGAAGTGTTGGATTTATTGTTTCGTGCTTTTTGTGAGCCTGGAGTGGACAATATTATAACATTACCTCCCACTTATGGAATGTATAGTGTTCTGGCGGATACAAATGCTGTTGAGAATAGAGAAGTATTGCTGACAAGTGATTTTCAACCTGATGAAATTGGAGTGATGAATGCTGCAGATGAGTATACGAAAATTACGTTTTTATGTTCACCCAACAATCCAACAGCGAATTCCTTTGAATCGAAAAAAATTGAAAAAATATTGGAAAATACCAAGGGGTTAGTTGTTATAGATGAAGCCTATATTGATTTTTCTTCTCAGCAGAGTTGGCTTAGTAAGCTACAGAAGTATCCAAATTTAATAGTGGTTCAAACGCTTTCTAAAGCCTATGGTTTGGCTGGGATTCGCTTGGGAATCTGCTATGCTTCACAGGAGATTATTTCGGTTTTAACTAAAATTAAGCCCCCTTATAATGTAAATGAATTAACCCAAAAAAAAGCCCTTCAAAGAGTTGTTGACCAAAAAGGTGTAAAAAGTGAAATTGACCTTATATTAGCAGAAAGGGCACTGTTGATCAAAGCGTTAGGTGAGCTTCCATATGTAAATAAAGTATTTCCTACTGATGCTAATTTCATCTTGGCAGAAGTAGATGATGCACAGCTTCGATATACCCAATTACTAAAGGCAGGTGTTGTAGTGCGAAATCGTAGTACCCAACCTATGTGCACTAATACATTGCGATTTACCATTGGAACCTCAGAAGAGAATAAACAATTAATAAACGTATTAACTACCCTAAAGAACTAA
- the sucD gene encoding succinate--CoA ligase subunit alpha, whose protein sequence is MSVLVNKDSKIIVQGFTGSEGTFHAEQMIEYGTNVVGGVTPGKGGQEHLGRPVFNTVKEAVDKAGADTSIIFVPPAFAADAIMEAADAGIKVIITITEGIPVADMIKAFDYIKDKDCRLIGPNCPGVITPGEAKVGIMPGFVFKQGTVGIVSKSGTLTYEAADQVVRQGLGITTAIGIGGDPIIGTTTKEAVELLMNDPQTKCIVMIGEIGGQLEADAARWIKADGNRKPVVGFIAGETAPKGRTMGHAGAIVGGSDDTAEAKKAIMKECGIHVVDSPAAIGKKVAEVLG, encoded by the coding sequence ATGAGTGTATTAGTAAATAAAGATTCAAAAATAATTGTTCAAGGATTTACCGGAAGCGAAGGAACTTTCCACGCTGAGCAAATGATTGAATATGGAACAAATGTAGTAGGGGGTGTGACTCCAGGAAAAGGGGGGCAGGAACACTTAGGTCGCCCAGTATTCAACACTGTTAAAGAAGCTGTTGATAAAGCTGGTGCAGATACTTCTATCATTTTCGTTCCACCAGCCTTTGCAGCTGATGCGATTATGGAAGCTGCTGATGCTGGAATTAAAGTAATTATTACTATTACTGAAGGTATTCCGGTAGCCGATATGATTAAAGCATTTGATTACATTAAAGATAAAGATTGCCGTCTTATTGGGCCAAACTGTCCAGGTGTAATTACTCCAGGTGAAGCTAAAGTTGGAATTATGCCAGGTTTTGTATTTAAACAAGGAACTGTAGGAATTGTTTCTAAGTCTGGTACATTAACATATGAAGCTGCTGATCAGGTAGTACGTCAGGGATTGGGTATTACCACGGCCATCGGTATTGGGGGTGATCCAATCATTGGTACTACAACTAAAGAGGCTGTAGAATTGTTAATGAATGATCCTCAGACCAAATGTATTGTTATGATTGGTGAAATTGGAGGTCAATTAGAAGCTGATGCTGCTCGTTGGATTAAAGCAGATGGAAACCGTAAGCCTGTAGTAGGGTTTATAGCTGGTGAAACCGCTCCTAAAGGTCGTACTATGGGACATGCTGGTGCGATTGTAGGTGGTAGTGATGATACTGCTGAAGCTAAAAAAGCAATCATGAAAGAATGTGGAATTCACGTAGTTGATTCTCCTGCTGCTATTGGTAAGAAAGTTGCCGAAGTACTTGGATAA
- the hisB gene encoding bifunctional histidinol-phosphatase/imidazoleglycerol-phosphate dehydratase HisB, which translates to MSKKVLFIDRDGTLIKEPADEQIDSFDKLDFYPQALIYMSKIAKELDYSLVMVTNQDGLGTSSFPEETFWPVQNFIIKTLANEGIQFDEIVIDRTFAHENAPTRKPRTGLLTPYFSKDYDLANSYVIGDRMTDVELAKNLGAKAIFINDNTKLGSGETQCDVNELASFISLESNDWQRIYEFLKYENRTASINRKTNETDITIAINLDGSGKSTISTGLPFFDHMLDQIARHGQMDLEIQVKGDLEVDEHHTIEDAAIALGEVFNKALSDKLGIERYGFCLPMDDCLAQVSIDFGGRNWLVWDAEFKRELIGKVPTEMFFHFFKSFTDGAKANLNIKAEGTNEHHKIEAIFKAFAKAIKMAVKRDIEKMILPSTKGML; encoded by the coding sequence ATGTCTAAAAAAGTATTATTTATAGATAGGGATGGAACCCTTATAAAAGAACCAGCCGATGAACAAATAGATAGTTTCGATAAACTTGATTTTTACCCGCAAGCACTTATCTATATGTCAAAAATTGCTAAGGAGCTCGATTATTCATTGGTAATGGTGACTAATCAAGATGGTCTGGGGACGTCTAGTTTCCCAGAAGAAACCTTTTGGCCAGTTCAAAATTTTATAATAAAAACGTTAGCCAATGAAGGTATTCAGTTCGATGAGATAGTAATTGACCGCACCTTTGCTCATGAGAATGCCCCGACTCGTAAGCCTAGGACAGGATTGCTAACTCCCTATTTTTCTAAGGACTATGACCTAGCTAATTCGTATGTCATTGGGGATCGAATGACAGATGTGGAGTTAGCAAAAAACTTGGGTGCAAAAGCTATTTTCATTAATGATAATACTAAATTAGGAAGTGGAGAGACTCAGTGTGATGTCAATGAACTTGCCTCTTTTATCTCATTAGAAAGTAATGATTGGCAGCGTATATATGAGTTTTTAAAATATGAAAATCGTACGGCTTCAATAAATCGTAAAACCAATGAAACGGATATTACAATAGCTATAAATTTGGATGGAAGTGGAAAAAGTACTATTTCTACAGGATTGCCATTTTTTGATCATATGCTTGATCAAATCGCAAGACATGGTCAAATGGACCTGGAAATCCAAGTTAAAGGTGATTTAGAGGTAGACGAACACCATACCATAGAAGATGCAGCTATAGCCCTTGGAGAGGTTTTTAATAAAGCCTTGTCAGATAAACTTGGTATAGAACGTTATGGCTTTTGCCTTCCTATGGATGATTGCCTAGCACAAGTTTCAATTGATTTTGGTGGCAGAAATTGGTTGGTATGGGACGCTGAATTTAAAAGAGAACTGATCGGAAAGGTACCTACAGAGATGTTTTTTCACTTTTTCAAATCCTTTACAGATGGCGCTAAAGCCAATTTGAATATAAAGGCGGAAGGTACTAATGAGCACCATAAAATTGAAGCTATTTTTAAAGCATTTGCCAAAGCTATTAAGATGGCTGTAAAAAGAGATATCGAAAAAATGATATTGCCATCAACAAAAGGAATGTTGTAA
- a CDS encoding prohibitin family protein, which yields MNPNPKRIIPVIIGVVILLIMLSKSTITIGSGEGGVLFKPFGGGVVVNKPPMGEGFHIVAPWNDVIVYEVRQQEISEKMRVLSSNGLEILLDATIWYQPVYGKLGSLHKEKGERYQERVIAPAIRSAARSVVGRYTPEQLYSTKRDAIQVEIYTETKKILDQQYVQLNEVLVRDVALPETIKQAIETKLKQEQESLEYEFRLEKARKEADRQRIEAEGKANANKILSASLTDKILQEKGIDATIKLSQSPNSKVIVIGSGEGGLPIILGNQ from the coding sequence ATGAATCCAAATCCTAAAAGAATTATTCCTGTCATCATTGGTGTTGTTATTCTACTAATCATGCTTTCTAAATCTACAATTACAATTGGTTCCGGTGAAGGAGGCGTCCTTTTCAAACCTTTTGGTGGAGGGGTGGTCGTTAATAAACCTCCTATGGGAGAGGGGTTTCATATAGTTGCTCCATGGAATGATGTGATTGTCTATGAGGTTCGTCAACAGGAAATCTCAGAGAAAATGAGGGTATTATCTTCCAATGGTTTGGAAATATTACTTGACGCTACTATTTGGTATCAGCCTGTATACGGTAAACTTGGTTCCCTTCACAAAGAAAAAGGAGAGCGTTATCAAGAGCGTGTAATTGCACCCGCTATTAGATCAGCAGCTCGTAGTGTGGTTGGTCGTTACACACCTGAACAATTGTATTCAACAAAACGTGATGCCATACAAGTGGAGATTTATACGGAGACAAAGAAAATATTAGATCAGCAATATGTACAACTTAATGAAGTATTAGTCCGGGATGTTGCACTTCCTGAAACGATTAAACAGGCAATTGAAACCAAATTAAAGCAGGAACAAGAGTCTCTTGAATATGAATTTCGTTTGGAAAAAGCTAGGAAGGAAGCAGATCGCCAACGTATAGAAGCGGAAGGTAAAGCAAATGCCAATAAAATTCTAAGTGCCTCGTTAACTGATAAAATTCTACAAGAAAAGGGAATCGATGCTACTATAAAACTTTCCCAATCGCCAAATAGTAAGGTTATAGTTATTGGAAGTGGAGAAGGTGGATTACCCATAATTCTTGGAAATCAATAA
- the fabG gene encoding 3-oxoacyl-[acyl-carrier-protein] reductase: protein MKLLEGKTAIITGASRGIGKGIAEVFAKHGANVAFTYSSSATAAAELEESLAAYGVKAKGYQSDAANYEQAQKLADDVVAEFGSIDILINNAGITKDNLLMRITEEDFDKVIEVNLKSVFNMTKAVQRTMLKQRNGSIINMSSVVGVKGNAGQTNYAASKAGILGFTKSVALELGSRNIRCNAIAPGFIETEMTAKLDEKTVQGWREGIPLKRGGTPEDVANACLFLASDMSAYVTGQTLNVDGGMLT from the coding sequence ATGAAACTTTTAGAAGGAAAAACAGCCATTATTACAGGTGCAAGCCGCGGTATTGGTAAAGGCATAGCTGAAGTATTTGCTAAGCATGGAGCTAATGTAGCATTTACTTACAGTTCTTCAGCAACCGCTGCTGCAGAATTAGAGGAAAGTTTAGCCGCTTATGGTGTAAAAGCCAAAGGTTACCAAAGTGATGCCGCAAATTATGAACAAGCCCAAAAGCTTGCTGATGATGTAGTGGCTGAATTTGGAAGTATCGATATTCTAATTAACAATGCTGGTATTACAAAAGATAATTTGCTAATGCGCATCACTGAAGAAGACTTTGATAAAGTAATTGAGGTCAATCTAAAGTCGGTATTTAATATGACAAAAGCGGTACAACGTACCATGTTAAAACAGCGTAACGGCTCAATTATTAATATGAGTAGTGTTGTTGGGGTTAAAGGGAATGCAGGCCAAACGAATTATGCCGCTTCAAAAGCAGGTATTTTAGGATTTACCAAATCAGTTGCTTTAGAGTTGGGTTCTCGTAATATTCGCTGTAATGCTATAGCACCTGGCTTCATTGAAACTGAAATGACTGCTAAACTGGATGAGAAAACCGTACAAGGTTGGAGAGAAGGGATTCCTTTGAAACGAGGAGGAACTCCCGAGGATGTTGCCAATGCATGTTTATTCTTGGCTTCTGATATGAGTGCTTACGTAACTGGTCAGACACTGAATGTAGATGGCGGTATGCTTACATAA
- the hisG gene encoding ATP phosphoribosyltransferase — protein MEKFKIAIQKSGRLNEDSLQILKDCGISIDNGKDQLKADARNFPLEVLYLRNGDIPQYLRDGVVDAAIIGENLLFEKAKDLVVVEKLGFSKCRVSMAIPKDSEYRSIKDFEGKKIATSYPNTVMEFLQSRGVNAELHIINGSVEIAPNIGLADAICDIVSSGSTLFKNNLKEVDVILKSEAVLTIAPSLSEEKKAILEKLQFRIKSVLRARESRYVLLNAPNEKLEQIISIVPGMKSPTVLPLAEEGWSSIHTVINKDTFWEVIDELKEAGAEGILVCPIEKMVL, from the coding sequence ATGGAAAAGTTTAAAATTGCTATTCAAAAATCGGGAAGACTCAACGAGGATTCCTTACAAATTCTAAAAGATTGTGGTATTTCTATTGACAACGGGAAGGATCAGCTTAAAGCAGATGCTCGTAATTTCCCTCTAGAGGTATTGTATTTAAGAAATGGAGATATCCCTCAGTATTTACGCGATGGGGTTGTGGATGCAGCCATTATTGGTGAGAATTTACTATTTGAGAAGGCCAAGGATTTGGTAGTAGTTGAAAAGCTAGGTTTTTCCAAATGTAGAGTTTCAATGGCCATTCCCAAAGATTCTGAATATCGGTCTATTAAAGATTTTGAAGGTAAAAAAATTGCCACTTCGTATCCCAATACCGTAATGGAGTTTTTGCAATCAAGGGGGGTAAATGCTGAACTTCATATTATTAATGGTTCTGTTGAAATAGCTCCCAATATTGGACTGGCAGACGCTATTTGTGATATTGTATCCAGTGGAAGTACTCTTTTTAAGAACAATTTAAAAGAAGTAGATGTAATCTTAAAAAGTGAGGCTGTTCTCACTATTGCTCCAAGTCTATCTGAGGAGAAGAAGGCCATATTGGAAAAATTACAATTTCGAATAAAATCTGTGTTACGAGCCAGAGAGTCTAGATATGTACTTCTAAATGCACCAAATGAGAAACTTGAACAGATTATTAGTATAGTTCCTGGAATGAAAAGCCCAACGGTCCTGCCCCTAGCTGAGGAGGGTTGGAGTTCTATTCATACTGTAATCAATAAAGATACATTTTGGGAAGTAATAGATGAGCTTAAAGAAGCAGGAGCAGAAGGCATTTTAGTGTGTCCGATTGAAAAAATGGTACTGTAA
- the hisH gene encoding imidazole glycerol phosphate synthase subunit HisH, with translation MKIAIIDYGAGNIQSIKFAIKRLGYEAILTKNIETIRGADKVIFPGVGEASSAMMKLIDSGLHTLIPSLTQPVLGICLGMQLMCKFSEEGKTQGLGIFEVDVVRFPGTLKVPQIGWNTINQLQTPLFSEIAENEYMYLVHSFYAALCPSTIATVTYGFPYSAALQVDNFYGVQFHPEKSSDAGIQLLSNFLKL, from the coding sequence ATGAAAATAGCAATCATTGATTATGGAGCTGGAAATATCCAGAGTATCAAATTTGCCATTAAACGATTGGGATATGAGGCTATTTTAACCAAGAATATTGAAACGATAAGAGGCGCAGATAAAGTTATTTTTCCGGGTGTAGGAGAGGCTAGTTCGGCAATGATGAAATTAATAGATAGTGGATTACATACCCTTATCCCATCACTAACTCAGCCTGTATTAGGTATATGTCTGGGGATGCAACTTATGTGCAAATTTTCAGAAGAGGGTAAAACCCAAGGGTTAGGAATTTTTGAGGTAGATGTGGTTAGGTTCCCCGGTACTTTAAAGGTTCCCCAAATTGGCTGGAATACAATTAATCAACTTCAGACTCCTTTATTTTCTGAAATTGCTGAAAATGAATATATGTATTTGGTTCATAGTTTTTATGCGGCTTTATGCCCTTCTACTATTGCAACAGTGACCTATGGGTTCCCTTATAGCGCTGCATTACAAGTTGATAATTTTTATGGGGTGCAATTCCATCCCGAGAAAAGCAGTGACGCTGGAATTCAGTTATTATCCAATTTTTTAAAACTTTAA